The DNA window TGCCCCAGCTGCCCACGTACCCAGGCAAGCCACCTGCTTCTGCTGAGCCTCGGGGCCTCAGCCTCTGTCCAACAGAGCTGtgcctgggggggggggggtcccatGAAGATGTTCCCTGTGGCTCCACCACCACCAGGACCATCCCGCTGTCTCACCTCCTCCATCCCCCTCATCCACCTCTCCTCTCACAGTGGACCCCTGGAGCCAAAATTCCCTGTGTTCTTGGTACTCGCCACTGCCCAGTGGCATCTTCCATGGTACATTAGTGTTCACGGGAACCCAGGATGAAAAACTAGAGtatcaggaattccctggaggtccaatggttgagattccaggctttcactgctgacagcctgggcttgatccctggtcgggggactaagattccacaagcctcacTGCACAgcccagaaaacaaaaaacaagcacacaccaggagaaaagagaaagaaaaacatgagtGCAGCAAAAAGGGTGgaggcttctctgagcctcagtttgcccaCCTGCAAGATGGGGCCAAGGTTGTCTGCACATCTACCTGGGGAAAGCCTGTGTGAGTAACAGGGCTGCCTGTCTATCTGTCCTGCACCAGGAGCAACACAGGAAGGTTGATCACAGAAGAGAGGctggtggggggaaggggaaaTTCACTTTGAGGGTCCTGTGAGGGGCTCGTGGCTAGACAGCCCTGCTACAAGCAGCAGAACCTGAGTTGTAAAGGCCCCGGGTGCTGCCCGGTGCCACACCCTGAGGAGCAGCGGGGTCAGTAATGGGGTCACAACATTAAAGACTGGATGCAAACGGGTAGGACCAGAGATCCAGCTGAGTCCCGCAGGagtcacgtggtgccagggcaagCAGGGCAGGGAAGAGCCAGATGTAAGTAAGGTTCCTGAGCTTCCAGCCACACAGTTGGCCAGGCTAGAAGCAGCCAAGTGCCTGTGtgtgcctgcgtgtgtgtgtgtgcatgtgtgtacatgtgtgtgtgtgggtgtgggtgtatgCATGGgcctgcgtgtgtgcatgtgtgtacatgtgtgcctgtgtgtgcctatgtgtgtgtgcatgtgggtgggtgtgggggtgtgtgcctgcatgtgtatgtgtgtgcctgtgtgtgcatgcatgtgtacatgtgCCTGCGTGTACATGTGTGCCTGCTTGTGTGTGCCTacgtgtacgtgtgtgtgcatacatgtacatgtgtgtgcctgagtgtgtatgtgtgcctgcatgtgcagggtgtgtgtgtgtgcctgcgtgtgtgcatgtgcacgtgCGTGAGTGTACGTGTGTATACCTCAGTGTACATGTGTGACTGTGTGCATGCGTAtatgtgtatgcctgtgtgtgtctccgtgtgtgtgtgcatgcaggtgtgtgcatgtgtgtgcctgcatgtgtATGCGTGTgcctatgtgtgcatgcatgtacgtgtgtgtgttccACAGCTTAGGATTCCACCAGCACCTCTTTAGTGGCCTGAGCCTCACCCCAGGCCCAGCCTGAGGcccctgcccagggccccagcaggCAGCCTGGAGCCTGGGGTCCTCCTTGCTGCCAGGTGGTAACTGAATGGAGGATACAGGTGGCCCGGGGAGGCCATGCCCTTTGTCCCCTGCCTACCTGGCCCCGGGTCCCTATCCCTCCTTTCTACGGAGGGACTTCCACTTGCCCCTCCTCtcagcccagtctgggcagggaCACATGTACCAGATACGTTCCTGCTCCAAAAAGAGAGGCACTGGGTCGTATGATCAGAGCTGCAGGGTCCCGGGTTGCCCAAGCCCAGCCTGGagagtcagggagggcttcctggaggaggaaccgCTCAGCAGAGGCCAAAGGATTAAATAAGGTTAGTAGCGAGTGGACAAAACCGGGGGTTGTGTGGGGCCCACTAACCAGCCTACTGCCTTGAGCAGAACTCTGAATCCAATGGGACTGAGACCGCTCATATATCGAATGCCTGGTTTAAATAACCCTCgtggaccagtggttaggacttggagctCTCACTGCCaaaggcgtgggttcaatccctggtggggaaactaagattctgtgAGCTGCGTGGGGTGGCCCAAAAGACAGAcaagaagcagaagcagaaaataacGAATGGCAAGCATCAGCTCCGAGCACAGCACGTGTCCCTTCTGTGTTGTCCCCAACATGCTGCAGCCCGGAGGCCTTTGAGCCAGGCCACCTCTTCAGACTCCGGGAAGAAGCCTGTGAAAGTCCAGGCCAAGCCCTAGATGGGGAGACTGGAGCGTACACAGACCTCAGTGCGCCTCCCACTACACACCCAGCCCAGGGTCCTGGGCCGACAGGGTCCCGACCCTGCGAGGCCGATGCTGCAATACACCCTGGAAGAGAACTAGCCATGGTCCCTCAGGCAAGAAGTGGCAGAGCCTGGATGGACGCCCACCTGCCACGAGGCATCTGGGTGAGCCCCAGGAAGCTCAGAAGGCCCTGGGCTGGCTCCACCCTGGCACCCTGCCAGCCTCAGCCAAATACCTGCCTTGCAGGCCTGTTTCCTGATCTAGGACTAAAATGAGTGAACTTCCAGGGAGCTTGCTCTGGGCACTGTGTAGTCTCACTTCCTTGAAACCTTACAAACAGAGGGAATGAgtgctcagagaggtcaaggaaCTCTGAGAGGTCACACGGCATGGCGGTGAGAACACGGGAGTAGGTCAAAAGCTGAAGGGACGTTTGACCCCAAAGGCCCACGGCCCTAAGCATCTGACGCACTGCCCCACGGAGAGCCGTGGGAGGTCTCCGGCAGTGCCGCCTCCAGGGCGGCGGTGTGGGGAGCAGCAGGGCCCACAAGGgcctttgggttttctttttggaaaagctGGGCACTCCAGAGCCAGACCCAAGGGCAGGCCCAGTCCTCATGATAGCTGCACTCTTCAAatcctcccctgcccctccaccGCCTCCGGGTTCCACTTGACTCTCTCCTTCTGTGGATGTGAAACGTGAGCCTCCCGGAGAGGAAGCCCGGGGAGGAGTCCTGGGAAGGGGTCCTCCTAGCTGCAACCTTGAGGTCAGTCAGATGGCATCAGAGTGCCCGTGGAAACTGGAGGCAGAATTTTGCAGGTTTGAATCCGTACTCAGttacttctctgggcttccctgatggctcagatggtaaagaacccgcctgcaatgcaggaggcctgagttcgatccctgggttgggaaggtcccctggaaaagggaaaggctacccactctagtattcttgcctggagaatcccatggacagagccgggctacagtctgtgggttcacaaagagtcagaagagccgggctacagtctgtgggttcacaaagagtcagatacaagtaggtgactaagactttcactttccgTTGCTTCTGGGCCTTGTGACTGTCAGGAggtccctctctcacagagcagTCTCCAGGGCAGTTGTGACAATGAGGCAGGAAGCCTCAAAGGAGCCCTTCTGCCCTGTCTCGGCTGCCACCGTGCCCAGGCCACGGGCTCGaggcttctctgtaaaatgggcttaGGAGGTTTAAACAGATAATGCACGCAGTCCTGGGAGGAGTCCTCGGAAGGGTAGGAGCAGCGGGGCTGCAGGAGCCAGACACACCCTCTCCTAGGTGAGCCCAGGGCACACCCCCAAGTTCAAGCATATCCTGTTGTGATTTCccatccctgtgtgtgtgtgtgtgtgtgtgtgcgcgcgtgcacgtgcgtgctaaatcacttcagttgtgtccagctctttgtgaccctatggactgtagcccaccaggctcctctgtccatgggattctctaggaaagaatactggagtgggttgccatgccctcctacagcggatcttcccaacccagggattgaacctgcgtctcttgcatctcctgcattggcagctgggttctttaccaccagggccacctgggaagcccttccagtaCCCACACCACCCAAATCCTTGGCAGGGCCAGGCAGGGTGGGCTCACACCCACTGGTGATTTTCAGGACCGTAGCAAGCCCCCTTTCTCCAGGCCCAGACAAGCTGCTCGCGATTCACCAGGGTTCCTTGGCCTCAAAGGTATCATCCAGGAAGAGGGTCGTAAGGCACGTGCTGCTAGGGCCAGGCAGAGGCCTGGGACCAGACAGACAGACCCCTGGGCTTCGCCGGATGGACATGGGCGGCGTTCAGCCCCGGGGGTCTGGAGCCCAGCGCTGCATAGGCAGCGGAGAGAGGAGCGAGGGCCCGTGCGCCCACCGCAGGAGGTGGGAGAGCGCACCCAGTGACGGAAGGGGCGCGCGAGGACCGTCGGGCACCGGAAGGGGCGCGCGGGGCGGTTGGCCGCAGCCCGGGGCGGCGGCGGCCGTTGGCGAGAGGCTGCCCGGGCCAGACGAGGTCCGGTGTCTGGCCCGGCCGCGGCCACCATGACCAAGGACTCGCCCAGCCCTGCGGACGGCGGCCGCGCAGCCTCCCAGAAGCCGGCGACTCCaggcccggcggcggcggcggcggcgctggAGGAACAGCGGCGGGAGCTGGAGAAGGTGCGGGCGGAGTTGGAGGAGGAGCGGGCGCGCGGACGGGCGGAGCGGCGGCGCTTCTCGGCCAGGGCGCGGCAGCTGCGAGAAGAGGCGGAGCGAGAGCGGCAGCAGCTGGCGGACCACCTGCGCTCCCAGTGGGAGGCGCAGCGCAGCCGGGAGCTGCGGCAGCTGCGGGAGGACGTGCTGCGGGAGCGCGAGGCCGAGATCCGGCAGCTGCTGCGCTGGAAGGATGCCGAGATGCGGCAGCTGCAGCAGGTGCTGCGTCGGGAGCGCGACGGCGTGGCGCGCCAGGCCCGGGAGCTGCAGCGCCAGCTGGCCGAGGAGCTGCTGAGCCGCGGCTACGGCGGCGGCCGCGCGGGGCCGCCCGAGGACGCGGGCGCGCGGTGCCGGTGCCGCCTGCAGGAGGTCCTGTCGCAGCTGCGCTGGGAGACGCATGGCGAGCAGGCCTCGCGCATCCGCCACCTGGAGGCCGCGCTCGACGTGGAGCGCCGGCTGTTTCTCAAGTATATCCTGGAGCACTTTCACTGGCACCCCGCCCTGCCCAGCGCCCCCGACGCCCCTCTTCCATTGGGAGAGCCGACTCGCGAGGCCGCCGCCAAGGCCGCACGCAGACTCGGAGCCCGGGACGGCCGGAGCGCGGGCGTCCGCGCGCGCTCCCGCTCCCTCGACCGAGTGCCCGCGGCGCGCGCCCGCTCCCCCGACAGCCCGCTCCCCGCGCGCGCCAGCTCGCTCGACTCCCTGGCTCCGGCGGGTCCCCGCCCCTCTCTTGACGGCAGCCCGAGTCACCCCAGGGCCCCCGAGTCCTCCTCGCCAGACGCTTCCCTCTCGGGCTCCCTGAGGCCCCTGCCGCCGCCGTCGTCGCCGCCACCATCGGAGCGCCAGATACCCAGCCACATGCGAGAGGGGGAAGAGGCGGGGAGCCGGCCCTGCGAAGCCCTGAGCCCCCCACCACCGGGCCCGGACCACTGCGAGTTGCTGAGGCGGAACTCGGAGCTGTCCGAGGCGCTGCAGGAGCTGGCGCGCCGCTGCTCCGGCCTCCGCGAGGAGAACGTACGGCTGCGGCGCTTGGGCCTCCCGGACGAGGCGGACGAGAAGGCGAAGCGGCTCAAGGGGAAGCGCGCCGAGCTGACCGGTCTCGCGCGGCGCCTGGAGGACCGGGCCCGCAAGCTGCAGGAGGCCAACCTGAGGGCCGTGAGCGCGCCGGTGCCCGGAGAGAGCCGCGCGGGCCTGGAGCTTTGCCAGGCCTTGGCCCACCAGCGCGCGCGGGACCTGTCTGAGCAGGCGAGCGCGCTACTGGCCAAGGACAAGCAGATCGAAGAGCTGCGGCAAGAGTGCCACCTGTTGCAGGCGCGCGTCGCCTCGGGCCTCGGCCCGCTCCCCGGAGAGGGCGCCGCCAGCGCCCAGTGGCTCAGCATCGGCGACCTGGACCGGCTGCAGCGCGAGTCCCAGCGGGAGGTGCTGCGCCTGCAATGGCAGTTGACGCTGCAGCAGGCCGCCGGCGGCGCCCGCGCAGAGGCGGGCGGCCAGAGCGCGCCCTGCGAGGCGGCGCGGCGCCAAGTGCGGGCGCTGGAGCGCGAGCTGAGCGCGCGGCGGCAGGAATGCGAGGAGCTGGGCGCGCAGGCGGCGGCGGCGCAGCGGCGGGGCCAGGAGGCTGAGGCGCAGCTGCAGATGGCGCTCCGCGAGGGCGCCTGGCTGGCCAAGGAGAACGCGCGGCTGCAGGCCCAGGCCGACTGGACGCGGAAGGTGGTGGCGGAGAACAAGCATGTGCGCGGGCAGCTGGGCCGCGCGTGCCGGCAGCGTGACTCCGCGTGCTTGCTGGCTGAGCAGCTGCCGCAGCAGGCGGCGCAGAGGCAGGACTGGCAGCAGCAGGTGCAGCACGACCTGCAGCAGGTCCTGTGTGATCTCCAGGCCGCGCGGGGCGAGATGTGGGCGCGACAGCGTCAGCCTGCCCACCCTCCCCAAGACAGCCGGGGCACCGAGCCTCAGCTGGGGCCTGCGAACCCAGCGTCCCCTGTGCCCAGCAGAGACAAACAGGACAGGAAGGAAGACCTCCTGCTGGAAAGCCCAGCTGCCCTCGGGCAGCCAGCCTGGGCCCCCCAAGCTCCAGACTCCAGCGGCCAGCCTCTGGACTCTAGGCCCCAGCCCCAGAGGACCGGCTCCCAGTCTAATTCCTCCTCGGAGGTGGAGTCTGCGTGGGCCACGGTGCCCTCCTGCCCTACTCTGGACGCCGATACAGGCAGCGAGGCCGAGGACCTGGAGCAGGACAGTCTGCCCTCGACTCTGGAGGCGGGGGGCTTTGAGGTCTCCGTGGCCACCCCCAAGCTCAAAATCTTCCTGGCTCGGTACAGCTACAACCCATTTGAGGAGCCCAGTGAGCACCCTGAGAGTGAGCTGCCACTCACGCCTGGGGACCACGTGTACATCTTCAGCGACATGGATGAAGACGGCTTCTATGAAGGGGCACTTGCGGACGGCCGGCAGGGGCTGGTGCCTTCCAACCTGGTGGAGCAGATCCCTGACGGTGACATCTGGGGCTGCCTGCCCACTGAGTCCCCGGACCGAGGCCCCACTCGGCTCCCGGCAGCTGGGCAGGGCCAAGCTTGGAAGGATGACCCCAGTCCCGGCTTCTTACCTGGGCAAGCCCAGGCGGCAGTAGACACAGGGCCGTGCCCAGTGGCGAGGGTGGGCTCCAGGCTGGAAGTGGCAACAGAGGTCTCAGACACCAAGACGGAAGCTGGCCAGTTGGGCTCCCAGGAGAGCGGGGACAGGCAGGGGTCCTCCAACGCTCCTCCAGGGACCAACAGGGTCCCTCGAACGACCCCCGTGCGCCTTCACCTGCAGAGCGTCGCGGCCACGTCGGCCGAGGTCGCCTGGGTGGGTGGCAGTCACGCCCATGCGGTGTACCTGGACAACCGGGAGCATGCCCTGACTCCCGTAGGCGTGAGTAGCTATACCTTCCGCCACCTGCAGCCCGGCACGAGGTACCAGGTGTGGGTGGAGGTGCGCCCACCTGGCGACTCGCTGCAGGCCTGCCGGGAGAAGACATCCTCCGCTGTCACCTTTGAGACACCCTTGGCAGGGCCCCCCCACCCTCCACTGGACGTGCTGGTGGAGCGCCACCCCTCCCCGGGCCTCCTGGTGGTCAGCTGGCTCCCTGTGACCATCGACGCGGCTGGGTCCTCTAACGGAGTCCCGGTCACCGGGTACGCCGTGTATGCTGATGGGCTCAAGGTGGCGGATGTGGCCGAGGCCACTGCGGGGAGCACACTGCTGGAACTCTCCCAGCTCCCGTGGCCCGCGTCATGCCAGAAGATCTCAGTGAGAACCACGTCGCTCTGCGGCGAGTCCTTGGATTCCGTGCCTGCCCAGATCCCTCACGACTGCTTCACGTGTCTCCACTGGCCAGAGATGTTGCCTTTCGGCTACACCTGCGGGTACCCATCTGCCATCAGTGGGAGTTTCCCCGTCTGCCCTCGGAGGCTGGGGCCTACACCCCTGAGTGCCAAGGCCCGCCCTCACACCCCCGGAAGCTGCGGGGAGCCCCGGGCCAGGTGTCTCGAAGCATTCCCTGAAGAACCCCCAAGGAGGTGGTCCCCGGAGCCCAAACTGATTTCAGAAGGAGGAGGTCCCAGTTCAGGCTCAGGCAGCCAAGCCCAGGGGCCCGCGGAGGCCCAGAAGCCCTCCAAAAAGGACCGGCTCTTTGAAAAGCGTCCCCGGAGCCACAGGCCACCTCTGCCGCGGGGCCAGCCTGGCAGGGAGGGGACCCAGGACCGGTGGGTGCTCACCGTCCCAACCCCTGCTGCGGGAGTCCCCCATCTGTCCCCTGAGCCTGTGCCTGGCGAGGAGCTGCGTCAGGAGAAGGCTGCCTCTGGGAAAGTCCTCAGACAAAAGGCAGACGCTCTTGCGTCCACCCCTCCAGAACTGGGCAGCAGCCAGCAATCAGCGTCTGACTTCAGTGGCACTCGGCAGGAGGACGGGCAGGGTGCAGAGGGGCGAGAGCGGAGACGGGCACTTCGGGGCTGGAGCACACAAGGTCAAGCTCTGGGGGCCAGGGCCGGGGGCCGGCTCCGGGGGCCCAGCTCAGCGCCGTGTCCTGCTCGGTGCAGCAAGGCCCTCGGGACGCCCAGGGGTGCCGCCCCAACACCGGGGACAAGGGTGGGCCCTCCGGctggaatctttgtgaccctcccGAATTACGAGCCCCTGGCCATGTCCGCCACCCCCAAGGCTGCAGGGGGGGAGCTGGCCCTCCGGAAAGGGCAGCCGCAGAGCGTGGGGGGCTCTCAAGACCCCCACGGCTTCTGCCGCGGTGAATGCAGCGGGCCGGTGGGCAGCATCGCCAGTCACCTGGTGGCCGAGGTGGATGCGGGCACGGAGTGGACTGATGGCCATGGCAGGTGGCATTTGCCAGGACACCTGGATGACTCCGAGGGGCTCACCGGGCCTCAGGGCTCCTCTCCCCTGCCACAGGGGAGCCCTGGAAGGCCTTCCTCCTCACTCTGGTCTCCAAAGACCATGATGGCAGCTCTGGACTATGACCCCCAGGACTGGCTGGCGCGGGGCCCGGTGAAGGGCCAGCTGTCACTGAGGGCAGGGGACGTGGTCACCGTCCACGGGCCTGTGGATGACAAGGGCTTCTACTACGGGGAGTTGGGCGGGCACAGAGGCCTGGTCCCTGCCCACCTGCTGGACCACATGTCCCTCCAGGAGTGAGCGCAGCACCCCGCAGAGGTGGAAGCTCCGGCCACCTGTGCCCCACGCGGGCATCCACCGCCAGGCGTTGAGGCATCTGCTCCACACACTGCTGCTCTGAACCCTCTGCCACCCCAGGCCTCAAGGGCAGCAAGGCCTAAGTCTGGACAGAACCGTTTCTAGAAAGAACAAGCCGCTACCAAGAGGTTGGCGGGCTGGTGATCGCAGGCATCTGGGCCATCGGTCTGGTCCTTCCTCAGCTCCTTCCTCAAGACCTGTTTCCTCTGGGAGTTTGGCTTCTCTCAGCTGTTGCCTAGTATGGAAGTCTAAAGAAAAGCCTGCctcttagaaaaaaagaaaaaagtgaccaGAATGTTACTTTTCTATCTTCTGTTCAAATCCTCATTAAAAGttcatagaaacaaagaaaagagaactttAGGAGTGAAAGTGCAACCGAGGAGGCAAGCACaaccctccccctccctgcctgTCCAGGGGCCCTGGAGGGCTGCAGACGTGTTTCCCCGggcggagggtggggggagaagaCCATTTAGTGGGGGGGGTCAGCTCAACCCAGGTCCCCACTGCAATCAGAAGGGCACCACCTTCCGTAGGGGCAGAAGGGAGCAGCTGGACGCAGCTCTTTAAGGAGGGTAGGAGCCACGGGTAGGCACTCGGGGAAGCTGGTGACTCAGGTCCAGAGGGTGCTGTCACGCCGTGCCCGGGGCTGAGACAGGAACAGGGAGGGGCAGGCCCCGGAGAGGCCTCGAGGTGACCCACCGTATCCTCAGAGAATGCGGGTAGCAGCCTGGGGGCCTTGCGCAgcgcacacacactcacccctCATGAGCGGAAGCTTCACGTCTCAGCCGGGGAGGAAGCTGTCCGCTGAGGGCTATGCCCCCTGCCCGCTGTCCACACAGACACCAGCTTTCCAATGAGAAGGCCAGCTCGGAGGCTCCTTGGCTGGTGAAGTATCCATACCATACACTTTACCACCTCAAacattttcaagtgtacagctcAGCCGTGCTAAGTACGTTCACGCTGTTGAGCAACCAGTCTCCAGGACGTCTCTTCTTCTTGCCAAACTGGAACTCTACCCCCCGTTACACAACAtctccctgtcccctccctcaGGCCTTGGTAACCTCTAATCTTCTTTCTGACGGTACGACTTTGACTCCTCTATGGACACCGTGTCAGTGGACTTGGACCAGAAGCCCGGGCTTTGGTGTCTGGCTTACCTCCCCGGGCACAACGTCGTTGGGTGTCATCCGAGTGGCAGCAGGGGTCACGGTCCCGTTCCTCCTTAAGGCTGAATTATCATCCACTGTACGGACCACATTTTGCGCATCCGTTCATCTGTCAGCGTTGCTCCCCCTGTTTTGTAAATCACGTTGCTGTAGACACAGGTGTGCAGACATCTCCTGGCTCTCACAGTCTTCCGCATTATCGCATCTGCGAGCTCACAGCCCAGAGTGGACCCTGAGGCCCACCGGGAGCGAGGGAGCTGCTAGAGCACGGGAGGCTGGCCTGGCCCCTCCCGGCGCCCGGGGTCAGGCTGTGGGCTTGGTGGGCTGCCCACAGCCTGAGAGGGGCGCAGGTATGGCCCCCACTTGCTGGGAGAGCAACAACGGTTTAGCGAGAGGACAGGAACCTAATCCAGCACTTTCAAAGTTAAACACAGTAGCTGTGaatccgggcttccctggtggctcagatggtaaagaatctgcctgcagtgcaggagacccgggttcgatccctgggttgggaagatcccctggagaagggaatggcaacccactccagtatccttgcctggagaatcccatggacggaggagcctggcaggctgcagtccatggggtcaccaagagtcagacaggagtgagtgactaacactttgagcTGTCATTCCATGGGAACCACACAGGTGACCTCAGGAGAATGATCCCAGCCCCGTCGTCCCATCAGCTCTCTCTCAGCGCCCCCCCTGCCCGTCGGCCAGGGGCTCTCACCGCGCTGCAGAGCGGCAGAGTCGCCTGTGTCCCTCCAGCGCCCACCCTACTTTGCTTCTCTCCGTTGCCCACGCCTGCTCTCACCTGTGGTGCTTCTACGGCCAcgtcccacccctgcccccacgcCCACTGGGATGGAAGCCCCACCAAGGCAAGGACGACTTCGGCTCGTTCATCGCCCAGCGCTTAGTAGGTCCTCAGTAAATGCCTGTGGAAGGCAGGAGCTAGCAGGGCTTGACCATCCCTGTTTGTGGCTCCCATGCAGGGCTCTGGGGGGATTCACACCTGGCACcgggcctccccaccccccggAACAGCCAGGCATGGACCCTGGGCAGCAGAGGAGGGCTCTGGTTCTGATCACGGAAGCAGAGGCAGGTGAGGCGGGTTGGCGGGGGCAGGCGTCCTGGGCAGTGGGAGCCACGAAGGCCCCGGCCCGAGAAGAGTCAGTGATCGCACATCTGGGGGTGCACACACGGAGCAGCAGCCCaggcggggcaggggcggggctgggaCAGGTGCCCACCCACCCCCTAGATGAGGAGGACCGGTCTCCCCAGGGCTTCCAGACGGCCCGGAGCTTTCTGACGCCACCACCAGATGGCAGCACAGACAGCTGCTGCCCAGCTTCGCACCTGGGTCAGGGCGGCCAGGAACAGGCTCCCAGACTCCGCGGGCCCCACCCAGCCCTGTTCTCTGCCCACCCTCTCCCCAGGGCACCCTGGAGAGCCCCCTCCATGAACCCACAGGGGCCATCCTTCCAGGGGCTTCCGTGAAAGCACACCCAAGCCTCCTCCAACACACTTTCTGCCGCCCAGCAAAGCCCAGGCTCCCCGAGGCCCCGGGAGGCGTCAGTGCCCCAGCCCGGCAGGCTGCGCGGCTGCAGGACCACGGAGCAGCCGTCCAGGGGAGGCCGAGTGGGGGCTCttggagcctctgtttcctcatatgGGGCCGGGCTGGGGCCGGAGCGTGTGGTCCAGGTTCAGGACTCAAGAGAGGATGGAGGAAGTCGGAGCGGGCGcaggggatgggggcaggggtccGCGGCAGGGTGGATGGTTCTGGGCCCAGCTCTCTCCCCTGGGGCCCTGGAGCCTTTgttgggtgggggggggcagggagaggctgCACAGGTGTGAGCAGATGAGCCGCTGGAGATGCGCCCCGCCCCTCCCTGACGGACCAGGCGACCTGGAGGCCCAAGGCCTGTCCAGACCTGCCCGGGGGGGAAGTGAGGTGGAAGGCTCGCTGGCCAGAGGGCAGAGGAATCTTTGCAGTGGGCAGGCGGGCAGGGTCAGGAGGGCTCTGGAGCCGGGGTCACCGAGCCTGTCTGGGCACCGGCCACTTCTGCCCGGGGCCCTCTGGCCTGTGCTCGGCCCCTCGCCAACCTGGGCCTGCTGTCCCACAACGGGGAGGGCTTGGTTTCTCCCTTGCCCCCGTCACCGTCAAGGAGGCAAGAGCTGCGCCTGCTCGCCAGCCTGAAGGTGACTGCGAGGCTCGTCTAGCCCTCCCTCAGGCTCCCGGCCCGGGACCCCCGCCCCCGTCACCCAGCGGCCCCCAGGGTCCGCCCtccatctctctctgcctctcaggGCCCGGCCCCCTTCTGCCCTCTGCCAGAACACATTTGCTAACTGATCACTTTCAGAATCCTTGTGTGAAATCTGTGTTCACGAGAGCCATACGGCACGGAGGTCACGATGTAAAAAGCTTGGAAATGCCCCCAAAGCCCATTTGAAACTCATTCCAGCACCTTTTGGTGGCACGTGGTCTCCCTGTCTTAACCCCTGGAGGTCAGGtttggaggtggggttggggcGGCTTGTGAGGTCAGGGGTTCCACGGAAGGCAGAGCCCCACAGGCCAACTCAGCTCTTGTAAAGCTGAGCACAGTGCCAGCTGAGGCCAGCTCCAGACCCCAGGCACAGAGGGTTCCTGGGGCCATGCTGATGCCAGGGGAAtcccagtccatcctacagggcCAGCCAGCCTGCCAAATTCCCAGTGGCTGGTGGGGTCGGCCATGGGTCTGTTCTGGGACAAAATGCCCTGTATTTGGAAGttcccgaagaattgatgcttttgaactgtggtgttggagaagactcttgagcattccttggacagcaaggcgctccaaccagtcaatcctaaaggaaatcaaccctgaatgttcattggaaggagtcatgaagctgaaactccaatactttggccacccaatgcaaagagccaactcgttggaaaagaccctggtcctgggcaagattgaaggcgggaaaaaaaaaaaaagattgaaggcgggaggagaagggggcaacagaggatgagatggttggatggcatcgctgactcaatagacatgagtttgagcaaactccaggagatggtgatgggcagggagcctggcgtgctgctgtccatggggtcgcagagagttggagatgacttgaACAGCAACCGCCGTCAGGAGCCCTGGTCTTGGAC is part of the Bubalus kerabau isolate K-KA32 ecotype Philippines breed swamp buffalo chromosome 16, PCC_UOA_SB_1v2, whole genome shotgun sequence genome and encodes:
- the LOC129629806 gene encoding RIMS-binding protein 3A-like, producing MTKDSPSPADGGRAASQKPATPGPAAAAAALEEQRRELEKVRAELEEERARGRAERRRFSARARQLREEAERERQQLADHLRSQWEAQRSRELRQLREDVLREREAEIRQLLRWKDAEMRQLQQVLRRERDGVARQARELQRQLAEELLSRGYGGGRAGPPEDAGARCRCRLQEVLSQLRWETHGEQASRIRHLEAALDVERRLFLKYILEHFHWHPALPSAPDAPLPLGEPTREAAAKAARRLGARDGRSAGVRARSRSLDRVPAARARSPDSPLPARASSLDSLAPAGPRPSLDGSPSHPRAPESSSPDASLSGSLRPLPPPSSPPPSERQIPSHMREGEEAGSRPCEALSPPPPGPDHCELLRRNSELSEALQELARRCSGLREENVRLRRLGLPDEADEKAKRLKGKRAELTGLARRLEDRARKLQEANLRAVSAPVPGESRAGLELCQALAHQRARDLSEQASALLAKDKQIEELRQECHLLQARVASGLGPLPGEGAASAQWLSIGDLDRLQRESQREVLRLQWQLTLQQAAGGARAEAGGQSAPCEAARRQVRALERELSARRQECEELGAQAAAAQRRGQEAEAQLQMALREGAWLAKENARLQAQADWTRKVVAENKHVRGQLGRACRQRDSACLLAEQLPQQAAQRQDWQQQVQHDLQQVLCDLQAARGEMWARQRQPAHPPQDSRGTEPQLGPANPASPVPSRDKQDRKEDLLLESPAALGQPAWAPQAPDSSGQPLDSRPQPQRTGSQSNSSSEVESAWATVPSCPTLDADTGSEAEDLEQDSLPSTLEAGGFEVSVATPKLKIFLARYSYNPFEEPSEHPESELPLTPGDHVYIFSDMDEDGFYEGALADGRQGLVPSNLVEQIPDGDIWGCLPTESPDRGPTRLPAAGQGQAWKDDPSPGFLPGQAQAAVDTGPCPVARVGSRLEVATEVSDTKTEAGQLGSQESGDRQGSSNAPPGTNRVPRTTPVRLHLQSVAATSAEVAWVGGSHAHAVYLDNREHALTPVGVSSYTFRHLQPGTRYQVWVEVRPPGDSLQACREKTSSAVTFETPLAGPPHPPLDVLVERHPSPGLLVVSWLPVTIDAAGSSNGVPVTGYAVYADGLKVADVAEATAGSTLLELSQLPWPASCQKISVRTTSLCGESLDSVPAQIPHDCFTCLHWPEMLPFGYTCGYPSAISGSFPVCPRRLGPTPLSAKARPHTPGSCGEPRARCLEAFPEEPPRRWSPEPKLISEGGGPSSGSGSQAQGPAEAQKPSKKDRLFEKRPRSHRPPLPRGQPGREGTQDRWVLTVPTPAAGVPHLSPEPVPGEELRQEKAASGKVLRQKADALASTPPELGSSQQSASDFSGTRQEDGQGAEGRERRRALRGWSTQGQALGARAGGRLRGPSSAPCPARCSKALGTPRGAAPTPGTRVGPPAGIFVTLPNYEPLAMSATPKAAGGELALRKGQPQSVGGSQDPHGFCRGECSGPVGSIASHLVAEVDAGTEWTDGHGRWHLPGHLDDSEGLTGPQGSSPLPQGSPGRPSSSLWSPKTMMAALDYDPQDWLARGPVKGQLSLRAGDVVTVHGPVDDKGFYYGELGGHRGLVPAHLLDHMSLQE